In Passer domesticus isolate bPasDom1 chromosome 7, bPasDom1.hap1, whole genome shotgun sequence, one genomic interval encodes:
- the PRPF38A gene encoding pre-mRNA-splicing factor 38A, protein MANRTVKDAHSIHGTNPQYLVEKIIRTRIYESKYWKEECFGLTAELVVDKAMELKYVGGVYGGNIKPTPFLCLTLKMLQIQPEKDIIVEFIKNEDFKYVRMLGALYMRLTGTAIDCYKYLEPLYNDYRKIKSQNRNGEFELMHVDEFIDELLHEERVCDIILPRLQKRYVLEEAEQLEPRVSALEEDMDDVESSEEEEEEDEKLERIPSPDHRRRGYRDLDKPRRSPVVRYRRSRSRSPRRRSRSPKRRSPSPRRERHRSKSPRRHRSRSRERRHRSRSKSPGHHRSHRHRSHSKSPERSKKSHKKSRRGNE, encoded by the exons ATGGCCAACCGCACGGTGAAGGACGCGCACAGCATCCACGGCACCAACCCGCAGTACCTGGTGGAGAAGATCATCCGCACGCGCATCTACGAGTCCAAGTACTGGAAGGAGGAATGCTTCGGCCTCACGG CCGAGCTGGTGGTGGACAAGGCCATGGAGCTGAAGTACGTGGGGGGCGTCTATGGAGGCAACATTAAACCCACGCCCTTCTTGTGCCTGACGCTGAAGATGCTGCAGATCCAGCCCGAGAAGGACATCATCGTGGAGTTCATAAAAAACGAAGACTTCAA GTATGTCCGAATGCTTGGAGCACTGTACATGAGGCTGACGGGCACTGCCATCGACTGCTACAAGTACCTGGAACCGCTCTACAACGACTACCGGAAAATCAAAAGTCAGAACAGAAACGGGG AATTTGAGCTGATGCACGTGGATGAATTTATTGATGAGCTGCTCCATGAGGAACGTGTTTGCGACATCATCCTGCCTCGACTGCAG AAACGGTATGTTCTGGAAGAAGCTGAGCAACTTGAGCCTCGTGTTAGTGCTCTGGAGGAAGACATGGATGATGTAGAATccagtgaggaggaggaagaagaagatgaaAAG CTGGAACGGATCCCATCTCCTGACCACCGCAGAAGGGGCtacagggacctggacaagccCCGCCGGTCCCCGGTGGTGCGGTACCGGCGGAGCCGGAGCCGCTCCCCAAGGAG GCGCAGCCGCTCTCCGAAGAGAAGAAG CCCATCCCCGCGCCGGGAGCGGCATCGCAGCAAGAGCCCGAGACGGCACCGGAGCAGATCCCGGGAGAGGCGCCACAGATCAAGATCTAAATCTCCAG GGCATCACCGTAGTCACAGACACAGAAGTCATTCCAAATCACCTGAAAG atcTAAGAAAAGTCACAAAAAGAGTCGGCGAGGGAATGAGTAA
- the LOC135305517 gene encoding uncharacterized protein LOC135305517 has product MAAEGPGGTARGSGAPQSHRARTAPHSAPTRPPTGPIASHSQGGCNRPQRSTRSHLPAPAGTPHRTASGPFWDISSEGECPRSPGTPSRPPAAGALCAPSPSRPRSPRPLSAAVELRAKAPAEPRPRRSARARGGRRRGPAMAAPGPAEAAAAPPRRRKRKRP; this is encoded by the coding sequence ATGGCGGCCGAGGGGCCGGGCGGGACAGCGAGGGGCTCCGGGGCACCACAGAGCCACCGAGCCCGCACAGCGCCTCACTCAGCCCCCACACGGCCCCCGACCGGCCCGATcgcctcacacagccagggaggCTGCAACAGACCACAGCGGTCTACCCGCTCCCATCTCcccgctccagcagggacaccgCACAGGACCGCGTCCGGACCATTCTGGGATATCTCTAGCGAGGGCGAGTGCCCACGCTCCCCGGGCACCCCGTCCCGGCCGCCCGCAGCGGGAGCGCTTTGTGCCCCgagcccctcccggccccgctcaccGCGTCCCCTCAGCGCCGCGGTGGAACTTCGCGCCAAAGCGCCAGCGGAGCCCCGCCCCCGGCGGAGCGCGcgcgcgcggggcgggcggaggCGCGGCCCCGCCATGGCCGcgccggggcccgcggaggcggcggcggctccgcccCGCAGGCGGAAGCGGAAGCGGCCCTGA